In Tiliqua scincoides isolate rTilSci1 chromosome 1, rTilSci1.hap2, whole genome shotgun sequence, the following are encoded in one genomic region:
- the ABI2 gene encoding abl interactor 2 isoform X4: MAELQMLLEEEIPGGRRALFDSYTNLERVAEYCETNYIQSTDKRRALEETKAYTTQSLASVAYLINTLANNVLQMLDIQASQLRRMESSINHISQTVDIHKEKVARREIGILTTNKNTSRTHKIIAPANLERPVRYIRKPIDYTILDDIGHGVKVSTQNMKMGGLPRTTPPTQKPPSPPMSGKGTIGRHSPYRTLEPVRPPVVPNDYVPSPTRNMAPSQQSPVRTASVNQRNRTYSSSGSSGGSHPSSRSSSRENSGSGSVGVPIAVPTPSPPNVYPAPAGSAGTSPLPATSAPAPIPLTPATVPSSAAPDAAAGAQPLADGFTSPTPPAASSTPSAGHPVQFYSMNRPAARHTPPTIGGSLPYRRPPSITSQNSLQNQVNGGPFYSQNPVSLAPPPPSILQVTPQLPLMGFVARVQENISDTPPPPPPVDEPVFDESPPPPPPPEDYEEEEAAVVEYSDPYAEEDPPWAPRTYLEKVVAIYDYTKDKEDELSFQEGAIIYVIKKNDDGWYEGVMNGVTGLFPGNYVESIMHYSE; the protein is encoded by the exons tcAACAGATAAACGTCGGGCCCTAGAAGAAACCAAAGCATACACAACTCAGTCTTTAGCGAGTGTAGCCTATTTGATCAACACCTTGGCCAACAATGTTCTACAAATGCTGGATATCCAGGCATCCCAGCTTAGGCGCATGGAATCTTCAATCAACCATATTTCACAA ACAGTTGACATACACAAAGAGAAAGTGGCTAGAAGAGAAATTGGCATCTTGACTACAAACAAAAACACCTCAAGAACTCACAAAATAATTGCACCAGCTAACCTGGAGCGACCAGTTCGCTACATTAGAAAACCAATTGATTATACAATTCTAGATGATATTGGGCATGGGGTGAAG GTTAGTACACAGAATATGAAAATGGGTGGTCTGCCTCGTACAACACCACCCACCCAGAAACCACCCAGTCCACCAATGTCAGGGAAAGGAACCATTGG GCGTCACTCTCCCTATCGCACACTGGAGCCAGTGCGTCCTCCAGTGGTACCAAATGACTATGTACCTAGCCCAACCCGTAATATGGCTCCCTCGCAACAGAGCCCTGTTAGAACAGCTTCTGTGAATCAGAGGAATCGCACTTACAG CAGCAGcgggagcagtggagggagccaccCCAGCAGTAGGAGCAGCAGTCGAGAGAACAGTGGAAGTGGAAGTGTGGGGGTCCCTATTGCTGTCCCCACTCCGTCCCCTCCCAATGTGTATCCAG CCCCTGCTGGCTCTGCTGGCACTTCTCCCCTTCCTGCTACTTCTGCCCCTGCTCCCATTCCTCTTACTCCTGCTACTGTCCCATCCTCCGCTGCcccagatgctgctgctggggctcagCCCCTTGCTGATGGTTTCACTTCTCCAActccccctgctgcctcttccACTCCTTCTGCAG GTCATCCTGTTCAGTTCTACAGTATGAACAGACCTGCAGCTCGGCACACCCCTCCAACAATAGGAGGGTCTTTGCCATATAGGCGTCCTCCCTCCATCACTTCACAGAATAGCCTTCAAAACCAGGTGAATGGAGGGCCATTTTATAGCCAGAACCCAG TGTCTcttgccccacctcctccctccatccTACAGGTAACTCCTCAGTTACCACTAATGGGATTTGTGGCCAGAGTTCAGGAAAATA TTTCAGatactcctcctcccccaccccctgtcgATGAGCCTGTCTTTGATGAGTCCCCACCTCCGCCCCCTCCTCCAGAAGACTATgaagaggaggaagcagcagtggtggaATACAGTGACCCCTATGCTGAGGAGGATCCACCATGGGCACCAAGAACTTATTTGGAGAAAG TTGTGGCGATCTATGACTACACTAAAGACAAGGAGGATGAACTCTCCTTTCAGGAAGGTGCCATCATCTATGTCATAAAGAAAAATGATGATGGGTGGTATGAGGGTGTCATGAATGGAGTAACGGGACTCTTTCCAGGGAACTATGTGGAGTCCATCATGCACTACTCTGAATGA
- the ABI2 gene encoding abl interactor 2 isoform X1, whose translation MAELQMLLEEEIPGGRRALFDSYTNLERVAEYCETNYIQSTDKRRALEETKAYTTQSLASVAYLINTLANNVLQMLDIQASQLRRMESSINHISQTVDIHKEKVARREIGILTTNKNTSRTHKIIAPANLERPVRYIRKPIDYTILDDIGHGVKVSTQNMKMGGLPRTTPPTQKPPSPPMSGKGTIGRHSPYRTLEPVRPPVVPNDYVPSPTRNMAPSQQSPVRTASVNQRNRTYSSSGSSGGSHPSSRSSSRENSGSGSVGVPIAVPTPSPPNVYPGHPVQFYSMNRPAARHTPPTIGGSLPYRRPPSITSQNSLQNQVNGGPFYSQNPVSLAPPPPSILQVTPQLPLMGFVARVQENISDTPPPPPPVDEPVFDESPPPPPPPEDYEEEEAAVVEYSDPYAEEDPPWAPRTYLEKVVAIYDYTKDKEDELSFQEGAIIYVIKKNDDGWYEGVMNGVTGLFPGNYVESIMHYSE comes from the exons tcAACAGATAAACGTCGGGCCCTAGAAGAAACCAAAGCATACACAACTCAGTCTTTAGCGAGTGTAGCCTATTTGATCAACACCTTGGCCAACAATGTTCTACAAATGCTGGATATCCAGGCATCCCAGCTTAGGCGCATGGAATCTTCAATCAACCATATTTCACAA ACAGTTGACATACACAAAGAGAAAGTGGCTAGAAGAGAAATTGGCATCTTGACTACAAACAAAAACACCTCAAGAACTCACAAAATAATTGCACCAGCTAACCTGGAGCGACCAGTTCGCTACATTAGAAAACCAATTGATTATACAATTCTAGATGATATTGGGCATGGGGTGAAG GTTAGTACACAGAATATGAAAATGGGTGGTCTGCCTCGTACAACACCACCCACCCAGAAACCACCCAGTCCACCAATGTCAGGGAAAGGAACCATTGG GCGTCACTCTCCCTATCGCACACTGGAGCCAGTGCGTCCTCCAGTGGTACCAAATGACTATGTACCTAGCCCAACCCGTAATATGGCTCCCTCGCAACAGAGCCCTGTTAGAACAGCTTCTGTGAATCAGAGGAATCGCACTTACAG CAGCAGcgggagcagtggagggagccaccCCAGCAGTAGGAGCAGCAGTCGAGAGAACAGTGGAAGTGGAAGTGTGGGGGTCCCTATTGCTGTCCCCACTCCGTCCCCTCCCAATGTGTATCCAG GTCATCCTGTTCAGTTCTACAGTATGAACAGACCTGCAGCTCGGCACACCCCTCCAACAATAGGAGGGTCTTTGCCATATAGGCGTCCTCCCTCCATCACTTCACAGAATAGCCTTCAAAACCAGGTGAATGGAGGGCCATTTTATAGCCAGAACCCAG TGTCTcttgccccacctcctccctccatccTACAGGTAACTCCTCAGTTACCACTAATGGGATTTGTGGCCAGAGTTCAGGAAAATA TTTCAGatactcctcctcccccaccccctgtcgATGAGCCTGTCTTTGATGAGTCCCCACCTCCGCCCCCTCCTCCAGAAGACTATgaagaggaggaagcagcagtggtggaATACAGTGACCCCTATGCTGAGGAGGATCCACCATGGGCACCAAGAACTTATTTGGAGAAAG TTGTGGCGATCTATGACTACACTAAAGACAAGGAGGATGAACTCTCCTTTCAGGAAGGTGCCATCATCTATGTCATAAAGAAAAATGATGATGGGTGGTATGAGGGTGTCATGAATGGAGTAACGGGACTCTTTCCAGGGAACTATGTGGAGTCCATCATGCACTACTCTGAATGA
- the ABI2 gene encoding abl interactor 2 isoform X2, translating to MAELQMLLEEEIPGGRRALFDSYTNLERVAEYCETNYIQSTDKRRALEETKAYTTQSLASVAYLINTLANNVLQMLDIQASQLRRMESSINHISQTVDIHKEKVARREIGILTTNKNTSRTHKIIAPANLERPVRYIRKPIDYTILDDIGHGVKVSTQNMKMGGLPRTTPPTQKPPSPPMSGKGTIGRHSPYRTLEPVRPPVVPNDYVPSPTRNMAPSQQSPVRTASVNQRNRTYSSGSSGGSHPSSRSSSRENSGSGSVGVPIAVPTPSPPNVYPGHPVQFYSMNRPAARHTPPTIGGSLPYRRPPSITSQNSLQNQVNGGPFYSQNPVSLAPPPPSILQVTPQLPLMGFVARVQENISDTPPPPPPVDEPVFDESPPPPPPPEDYEEEEAAVVEYSDPYAEEDPPWAPRTYLEKVVAIYDYTKDKEDELSFQEGAIIYVIKKNDDGWYEGVMNGVTGLFPGNYVESIMHYSE from the exons tcAACAGATAAACGTCGGGCCCTAGAAGAAACCAAAGCATACACAACTCAGTCTTTAGCGAGTGTAGCCTATTTGATCAACACCTTGGCCAACAATGTTCTACAAATGCTGGATATCCAGGCATCCCAGCTTAGGCGCATGGAATCTTCAATCAACCATATTTCACAA ACAGTTGACATACACAAAGAGAAAGTGGCTAGAAGAGAAATTGGCATCTTGACTACAAACAAAAACACCTCAAGAACTCACAAAATAATTGCACCAGCTAACCTGGAGCGACCAGTTCGCTACATTAGAAAACCAATTGATTATACAATTCTAGATGATATTGGGCATGGGGTGAAG GTTAGTACACAGAATATGAAAATGGGTGGTCTGCCTCGTACAACACCACCCACCCAGAAACCACCCAGTCCACCAATGTCAGGGAAAGGAACCATTGG GCGTCACTCTCCCTATCGCACACTGGAGCCAGTGCGTCCTCCAGTGGTACCAAATGACTATGTACCTAGCCCAACCCGTAATATGGCTCCCTCGCAACAGAGCCCTGTTAGAACAGCTTCTGTGAATCAGAGGAATCGCACTTACAG CAGcgggagcagtggagggagccaccCCAGCAGTAGGAGCAGCAGTCGAGAGAACAGTGGAAGTGGAAGTGTGGGGGTCCCTATTGCTGTCCCCACTCCGTCCCCTCCCAATGTGTATCCAG GTCATCCTGTTCAGTTCTACAGTATGAACAGACCTGCAGCTCGGCACACCCCTCCAACAATAGGAGGGTCTTTGCCATATAGGCGTCCTCCCTCCATCACTTCACAGAATAGCCTTCAAAACCAGGTGAATGGAGGGCCATTTTATAGCCAGAACCCAG TGTCTcttgccccacctcctccctccatccTACAGGTAACTCCTCAGTTACCACTAATGGGATTTGTGGCCAGAGTTCAGGAAAATA TTTCAGatactcctcctcccccaccccctgtcgATGAGCCTGTCTTTGATGAGTCCCCACCTCCGCCCCCTCCTCCAGAAGACTATgaagaggaggaagcagcagtggtggaATACAGTGACCCCTATGCTGAGGAGGATCCACCATGGGCACCAAGAACTTATTTGGAGAAAG TTGTGGCGATCTATGACTACACTAAAGACAAGGAGGATGAACTCTCCTTTCAGGAAGGTGCCATCATCTATGTCATAAAGAAAAATGATGATGGGTGGTATGAGGGTGTCATGAATGGAGTAACGGGACTCTTTCCAGGGAACTATGTGGAGTCCATCATGCACTACTCTGAATGA